From a single Paenibacillus sp. FSL W8-0426 genomic region:
- the hfq gene encoding RNA chaperone Hfq produces the protein MNKSINIQDTFLNQLRKENIPATVYLTNGFQIRGTIKAFDNFTIVIDSDGRQQMVYKHAISTFTPQRSVSLMQQDNNGEA, from the coding sequence ATGAACAAGTCCATCAACATCCAAGATACGTTCTTAAACCAACTGCGGAAGGAAAATATTCCAGCAACGGTATATTTGACGAACGGGTTCCAAATTCGCGGAACGATCAAGGCTTTTGACAATTTCACAATCGTGATCGATAGCGACGGACGCCAGCAAATGGTCTATAAGCACGCCATCTCCACGTTCACGCCGCAACGCAGCGTATCGTTGATGCAGCAGGATAACAACGGCGAAGCTTAA
- the miaA gene encoding tRNA (adenosine(37)-N6)-dimethylallyltransferase MiaA has translation MLKAEVKPKLLVLVGPTAVGKTKMSIELAKAFDCEIISGDSMQVYREMDIGTAKITRDEMQGIPHHLIDIHDPEYPYSVAEFQESCTRLIGEIHGRGKLPFIVGGTGLYVESVCYGFQFSDSGSDEAFRNEQFRYAEQHGAQALHDRLRAVDPASADRLHPNDQRRIVRALEIFHLTGQKWSEQLASQQKISPYDLLIVGLTMDRQKLYARVEERIDLMMEQGLVDEVKSLLERGVGPGHISMQGLGYKEIVAYLQGEVSLEAAVEWLKRDTRRFAKRQLSWFRHMKDIEWVDVTDTEDFEGNFRKVRSRIEQQFY, from the coding sequence ATGTTGAAAGCGGAAGTTAAACCGAAGCTGCTTGTGCTTGTCGGGCCGACGGCGGTAGGAAAAACCAAAATGAGCATCGAGCTGGCCAAGGCTTTCGATTGCGAAATTATTTCAGGCGATTCGATGCAGGTCTATCGGGAGATGGATATCGGAACCGCCAAAATTACCCGGGATGAAATGCAGGGCATTCCCCACCATCTTATTGATATTCATGATCCCGAGTATCCCTATTCCGTGGCCGAGTTCCAGGAGAGCTGCACGCGTCTGATCGGCGAAATCCATGGGCGCGGCAAGCTGCCGTTTATCGTGGGCGGCACCGGCTTGTACGTGGAGTCGGTTTGTTACGGCTTCCAATTTTCGGACAGCGGATCGGACGAAGCGTTTCGGAATGAGCAATTCCGCTATGCGGAGCAGCATGGGGCTCAAGCGCTGCATGACCGATTAAGGGCCGTTGATCCCGCGAGCGCAGACCGTTTGCATCCGAACGACCAGCGCCGCATCGTGCGCGCGCTTGAAATTTTTCATTTGACCGGGCAAAAGTGGTCCGAGCAGTTGGCTTCCCAGCAGAAAATATCCCCGTACGATCTCCTGATTGTCGGCCTGACGATGGATCGGCAAAAGCTGTATGCGCGCGTAGAAGAACGGATCGATCTGATGATGGAACAAGGATTGGTTGACGAGGTGAAATCGTTGCTGGAACGTGGCGTAGGTCCTGGACACATCTCCATGCAGGGATTGGGGTACAAGGAAATTGTCGCTTACCTGCAGGGCGAGGTGAGCTTGGAGGCCGCGGTGGAATGGCTGAAAAGGGATACGCGCCGTTTCGCCAAACGCCAGCTCTCCTGGTTCCGGCACATGAAGGATATCGAGTGGGTGGACGTTACGGACACCGAGGATTTCGAAGGTAATTTCAGGAAGGTTCGTTCACGGATCGAGCAACAATTTTATTAA
- a CDS encoding class I SAM-dependent methyltransferase, with amino-acid sequence MYITTGDTQADSLVERARRLAQLTGGTYVPRGNMSLSKMADRYQANEILVVLQGRARLYRKHAEQLEFHPSMGFIRAKRVLAGESDPMLDAGAVRQGDTILDCTAGLGTDALVFSVAAGPTGRTIACESSLPIYALLAEGMSHYESKLPEVDEAFRRIELHHAHHLDLLRSLPDNSCDTVYFDPMFREPMMDSSAIQPLRDYANPSALDIESIEEAKRVARKRIVMKEKRGSAEFTRLGFDVLDRANAKTLYGVIHVESGS; translated from the coding sequence ATGTATATTACAACCGGTGACACGCAAGCCGATTCCCTGGTGGAACGCGCTCGCCGCTTGGCGCAATTGACAGGCGGAACATATGTGCCGCGCGGCAATATGTCCCTGTCCAAAATGGCCGACCGATACCAAGCCAACGAAATTCTGGTTGTTCTGCAAGGAAGGGCACGACTATATCGCAAACATGCGGAACAGCTTGAGTTTCATCCCAGCATGGGGTTTATCCGGGCGAAGCGCGTGCTTGCGGGAGAGTCTGATCCGATGTTGGATGCCGGAGCGGTCCGCCAAGGGGATACGATCCTCGACTGCACAGCCGGACTCGGGACGGATGCGCTCGTATTTTCGGTAGCGGCAGGCCCAACGGGAAGGACCATTGCTTGCGAGAGCTCGCTGCCGATCTACGCGCTGTTAGCCGAGGGCATGTCCCACTATGAAAGCAAACTGCCCGAGGTGGACGAGGCGTTTCGCCGGATCGAGCTGCATCATGCCCATCATCTGGATTTGCTGCGCTCCTTGCCGGATAACAGCTGCGACACCGTCTATTTTGACCCGATGTTTCGCGAACCGATGATGGATTCGAGCGCCATCCAGCCTTTGCGTGATTACGCGAATCCGAGCGCGCTGGACATCGAGAGCATCGAAGAGGCAAAACGGGTTGCCCGCAAGCGAATCGTCATGAAGGAAAAGCGCGGCAGCGCCGAATTTACGAGGCTTGGCTTCGACGTTCTCGATCGGGCCAATGCAAAAACACTGTACGGAGTGATCCATGTTGAAAGCGGAAGTTAA
- the mutL gene encoding DNA mismatch repair endonuclease MutL, whose translation MAKIHVLDEHIANQIAAGEVVERPASVVKELLENAIDAGASKIEVSVEEGGLLSIRVKDNGSGIEPDDLETAFYRHATSKIAHGRDLFQITSLGFRGEALPSIAAVSKVEVLTASADDGRGRKIVIEGGKLCSHEDAASPQGTEFVVKELFYNTPARLKYMKTIQTELGHISDVLYRMALSHPDISFTLRHNANTLLQTLGNGDLLQVVAAIYGTSAAKAMLPIEGENLDYRVKGLISLPEWTRANRGGMSTIVNGRYIRNYGLNQAILKAYHTLLPINRYPLVVVQLDMHPSLVDVNVHPAKLEVRFSKETELYEFVETTLRGILRKEVLIPQVTKQQVRRGDDRAIIQEQFVFPRAPYKDELPAEGEGRPEFHPDQRIQAPRLNEDAVASKPSGQSANIEVDPDMDLEAPAEVNEGERLDFSAQLAPLPEVPPEETTAYGSAGTDEVIVPASAKPSTSQPPEHSRGADYRSKASASPVSVKESRPAYQPPSPAAQREYAGTGKPLPDVDKLAAALKSDAAVPSFPELSLIGQHHGTYLIAQSDDGLYLIDQHAAHERVNYEYYFEKFGNPAQASQELLLPITLEFTPSETEKIKSRLAWFEQAGVYLEHFGGQTFRVRSHPYWFPHGDEKDIIEEMCEWVLSERSIDVGKLREAASIMCSCKASIKANQKLTEQEAEVLIQRLASCRQPYTCPHGRPIVVSFSTYDLEKLFKRVM comes from the coding sequence ATGGCGAAAATCCATGTGCTGGATGAACATATTGCCAACCAGATTGCGGCCGGGGAAGTCGTTGAACGCCCGGCCTCGGTCGTCAAGGAGCTGCTCGAAAATGCGATCGACGCAGGGGCAAGCAAAATCGAAGTGAGCGTGGAAGAGGGCGGATTGCTCAGCATTCGGGTCAAAGACAACGGATCCGGCATTGAGCCGGATGATCTCGAAACGGCTTTCTACCGCCATGCCACGAGTAAGATTGCGCACGGGCGGGATCTGTTTCAGATCACGAGCCTGGGCTTCAGGGGAGAAGCGCTGCCCAGCATCGCGGCCGTGTCCAAGGTCGAGGTGCTGACGGCCAGCGCGGACGACGGCCGGGGCCGCAAAATTGTCATCGAGGGCGGCAAGCTGTGCTCGCACGAGGATGCAGCTTCGCCGCAAGGGACGGAATTTGTGGTGAAGGAGCTGTTTTATAACACGCCGGCCAGGCTCAAATACATGAAAACCATTCAAACCGAGCTGGGGCACATCTCGGATGTGCTGTACCGGATGGCATTGTCCCATCCCGACATTTCGTTCACGCTGCGGCATAATGCCAACACGTTGCTCCAGACGCTGGGGAACGGAGACCTGCTGCAGGTGGTGGCAGCCATTTATGGCACGAGCGCGGCCAAAGCGATGCTGCCGATTGAAGGCGAAAATTTGGATTACCGCGTCAAAGGTCTGATCAGTCTGCCTGAATGGACCAGAGCGAATCGGGGCGGCATGTCGACGATTGTAAATGGACGGTATATTCGGAATTATGGGCTGAATCAGGCCATTCTCAAGGCATATCATACCCTTCTGCCTATTAATCGTTACCCGCTCGTCGTCGTACAGCTGGACATGCATCCTTCGCTTGTGGACGTCAACGTTCACCCTGCGAAGCTGGAAGTGCGGTTCAGCAAGGAGACTGAACTGTACGAGTTCGTGGAGACGACGCTTCGCGGCATTCTGCGCAAAGAAGTGCTGATTCCTCAAGTCACGAAACAACAGGTCAGACGCGGGGATGATCGGGCCATCATTCAGGAGCAGTTTGTATTTCCAAGGGCACCGTACAAAGACGAGCTGCCCGCGGAGGGGGAGGGACGTCCGGAATTCCATCCCGATCAACGGATTCAAGCGCCTCGCCTGAACGAGGATGCGGTTGCCTCGAAGCCTTCCGGACAGAGTGCGAACATTGAAGTCGATCCGGATATGGACCTGGAGGCACCTGCTGAAGTGAATGAGGGAGAACGTTTGGATTTCTCGGCCCAGTTGGCACCTCTTCCCGAGGTTCCTCCCGAAGAGACCACTGCCTACGGCTCGGCAGGGACGGACGAAGTCATCGTGCCTGCATCTGCAAAACCGTCGACTTCACAGCCTCCCGAGCATAGCCGAGGTGCAGACTATCGTTCCAAAGCTTCGGCTTCGCCGGTGTCGGTGAAAGAAAGCCGTCCGGCTTACCAGCCACCTTCGCCAGCTGCGCAGCGGGAGTATGCCGGAACGGGCAAGCCGCTGCCGGATGTCGACAAACTGGCTGCTGCGCTGAAATCCGATGCGGCCGTGCCGTCGTTTCCGGAGCTCAGCCTGATCGGACAGCACCATGGCACGTATTTGATCGCGCAAAGCGATGACGGTCTCTACCTGATCGACCAACATGCTGCGCATGAACGGGTGAATTACGAATATTATTTCGAAAAATTCGGTAATCCCGCGCAGGCTTCGCAGGAGCTGTTGCTGCCGATCACGCTGGAATTTACGCCTTCCGAGACCGAAAAAATCAAATCCAGGTTGGCCTGGTTCGAGCAAGCCGGCGTTTATCTGGAGCATTTCGGCGGCCAGACGTTCCGTGTACGCTCCCATCCATATTGGTTCCCGCATGGAGACGAGAAGGATATTATAGAAGAAATGTGCGAATGGGTGCTCAGTGAACGCAGCATCGACGTGGGCAAGCTAAGGGAGGCTGCATCCATCATGTGCTCCTGCAAAGCATCCATCAAAGCGAACCAAAAGCTGACGGAGCAAGAGGCCGAGGTGCTGATTCAGCGTCTTGCGTCTTGCCGCCAGCCATACACTTGTCCGCACGGGCGTCCCATCGTCGTTTCATTTTCAACGTATGATCTGGAAAAATTGTTCAAACGGGTCATGTGA
- the mutS gene encoding DNA mismatch repair protein MutS, whose amino-acid sequence MAQYTPMIQQYLQVKAEAQDAFLFFRLGDFYEMFFEDAINAARELEITLTARNGGSDEKIPMCGVPYHSAEGYIQRLIEKGHKVAICEQMEDPTVTKGMVRREIVRVITPGTVMEGKTLGDKSNNYIVCLTGDANTLALAACDLSTGELYVTSVPYSKEWLKDEIGIYEPSELIGDAALLDEVAAQASPIGRPVVYTPWVKNKEELVRQQFGEAVWARLEPERQACIARLFSYLNETQKRSLGQLTQISAYEPDHYMILDPFTRRNLELVETVRERSKKGSLLWLLDRTETSMGARMLRRWIDKPLLQKGKINERLEAVDTLYNQFILREDLRAELKDIYDLERLVGRIAFGNANGRDLNALKMSLDKVPALRRLCADSTSATLRHIAEVMDDCSDLRDAIASAIVDEPPVSVRDGGIIRPGYHERLDELREASVNGKQWIAELEARERDATGIRSLKIGYNKVFGYYIEVTKSNLSALPEGRYERKQTLANAERFITPELKEKETLILEAQDKMVDIEYALFTELRDQLNRQVARLQKLAEQVAEIDVYQSFAAISAERNFVRPVLTDGYDFVVEQGRHPVVEAVMHSDAFIANSTAIQKDAARILLITGPNMAGKSTYMRQVALISIMAQIGCFVPAGKAEVPIMDRIFTRIGAADDLIGGQSTFMVEMADIQVMTEKATPRSLIIIDELGRGTSTSEGMAIAQSVIEYVHDVIGCKALVSTHFHELAHLEESLDKLANYSMAVQESGDKVHFLRKLIAGAASSSYGIYCARLAGLPDTIIERANGLLHGFEQAAAQVAVGSELAAKEKNSSGVPSASYETDQAASDGSSILRDEKQVNGSTGSVIREDYRPLDNTGKDRQGKGRQEVVQLSIFDEEEPLHTPEPITSVPDERTQELIRQMKDVDVMNMTPLQAMQLLNELKVKAQQLS is encoded by the coding sequence ATGGCTCAGTATACGCCTATGATACAACAATATTTGCAAGTCAAAGCCGAGGCGCAGGACGCTTTTCTTTTTTTCAGGCTGGGCGACTTTTATGAAATGTTTTTTGAAGATGCCATTAATGCGGCGCGTGAACTTGAAATCACGTTGACTGCCCGCAACGGAGGTTCGGACGAGAAAATTCCGATGTGCGGCGTGCCGTACCATTCAGCAGAAGGGTACATACAACGTCTGATCGAGAAGGGGCATAAAGTTGCGATTTGTGAGCAAATGGAGGATCCGACGGTCACCAAGGGCATGGTGCGGCGAGAAATCGTGCGCGTTATTACGCCTGGCACGGTGATGGAGGGCAAAACGCTCGGGGACAAGTCCAACAACTATATCGTTTGTTTGACGGGAGATGCGAACACGCTTGCGCTTGCGGCATGTGATTTGTCTACGGGTGAGCTGTATGTGACGTCGGTTCCCTATTCAAAGGAATGGTTGAAGGACGAAATCGGCATTTACGAACCATCCGAGCTGATCGGAGACGCTGCGCTGCTGGATGAGGTGGCTGCCCAAGCATCGCCAATCGGGCGACCTGTCGTATACACCCCATGGGTGAAAAATAAAGAAGAGCTTGTGCGCCAGCAGTTCGGGGAAGCGGTCTGGGCGCGTCTCGAGCCTGAGCGTCAGGCATGCATCGCGCGGCTGTTCTCCTATTTGAATGAAACGCAAAAACGTTCATTAGGACAATTGACGCAGATCAGCGCTTATGAGCCGGATCATTACATGATTTTGGACCCGTTCACACGGCGCAATCTGGAGCTGGTTGAAACCGTGCGCGAACGCTCCAAAAAGGGTTCCTTGCTGTGGTTGCTCGATCGCACGGAAACGTCCATGGGAGCGCGCATGCTGCGCCGCTGGATCGACAAACCTTTGCTGCAAAAAGGGAAGATCAACGAGCGGCTCGAAGCGGTGGACACGCTGTATAACCAGTTTATTTTGCGCGAGGATCTGCGGGCCGAACTTAAGGATATTTACGATTTGGAACGCTTGGTTGGACGAATCGCCTTCGGCAACGCGAACGGACGGGATTTGAACGCGCTCAAAATGTCGTTGGACAAGGTTCCGGCACTGCGCCGGCTTTGTGCGGATTCGACTTCCGCCACGCTTCGCCATATCGCGGAAGTGATGGACGATTGCAGTGACCTGCGCGATGCGATCGCGAGCGCCATTGTGGACGAGCCTCCGGTTTCCGTGCGTGACGGCGGAATTATTCGTCCAGGATATCATGAGCGGCTGGATGAGCTGCGCGAAGCCTCTGTCAACGGTAAACAGTGGATTGCCGAGCTGGAAGCAAGGGAACGCGACGCAACCGGCATCCGGTCGCTGAAAATCGGTTATAACAAAGTGTTCGGCTATTACATCGAAGTGACCAAATCGAACCTGTCGGCACTGCCGGAAGGGCGTTATGAACGGAAGCAGACGCTCGCCAATGCGGAGCGTTTCATTACGCCGGAGCTGAAGGAAAAAGAAACGCTGATCCTTGAGGCACAGGACAAAATGGTCGATATCGAATATGCCTTGTTCACGGAGCTGCGTGACCAGTTGAACCGGCAGGTGGCCAGATTGCAGAAACTGGCTGAGCAAGTGGCGGAAATCGACGTGTACCAATCCTTTGCTGCGATCAGCGCAGAGCGCAACTTCGTTCGTCCCGTGCTGACGGACGGTTATGATTTTGTGGTGGAGCAGGGCCGCCATCCGGTCGTGGAAGCGGTAATGCATTCGGATGCGTTCATTGCCAACAGTACGGCGATCCAGAAGGACGCTGCGCGCATCCTGCTCATCACCGGACCGAACATGGCCGGCAAGAGCACGTACATGCGTCAGGTGGCGCTGATTTCGATCATGGCTCAAATCGGCTGTTTCGTTCCTGCCGGCAAAGCGGAAGTGCCGATCATGGACCGCATTTTCACACGAATCGGCGCTGCGGACGATCTGATTGGCGGCCAGAGCACGTTCATGGTGGAAATGGCCGACATTCAGGTCATGACCGAAAAGGCGACGCCGCGCAGTCTGATCATTATCGATGAATTGGGCCGGGGAACATCCACGAGCGAAGGCATGGCCATTGCGCAATCGGTGATCGAATACGTGCATGACGTGATCGGCTGCAAAGCGCTGGTTTCGACGCATTTCCATGAGCTTGCGCATCTGGAGGAAAGTTTGGACAAGCTGGCCAACTACTCCATGGCCGTGCAGGAGAGCGGAGACAAAGTTCATTTCCTGCGCAAACTGATTGCTGGCGCAGCGAGCAGCAGTTACGGCATCTATTGCGCGCGTCTCGCCGGATTGCCGGATACGATCATTGAAAGGGCGAACGGCCTGCTGCACGGGTTTGAACAGGCGGCTGCACAGGTTGCGGTGGGCAGCGAGCTTGCGGCGAAAGAAAAGAATTCAAGTGGCGTGCCGTCTGCCAGTTATGAAACAGATCAGGCCGCATCCGACGGATCCTCCATTCTTCGGGATGAGAAGCAAGTGAATGGATCGACCGGATCGGTGATTCGGGAGGACTACCGACCTTTGGACAATACAGGCAAGGACCGTCAGGGGAAAGGACGGCAGGAAGTGGTTCAGCTCTCGATCTTTGATGAAGAGGAGCCTTTGCACACCCCTGAACCGATTACTTCCGTGCCGGATGAGCGTACCCAGGAACTTATCCGCCAGATGAAGGATGTGGATGTCATGAACATGACCCCGCTTCAGGCGATGCAGCTGTTAAACGAACTTAAAGTCAAAGCCCAGCAATTATCCTGA
- a CDS encoding outer spore coat protein CotE, producing the protein MSLSHKHQCREIITKAICGKGRKFSTVTHTVTPPNGPTSILGAWIINHQYEAVSAGDGIEVIGTYDINIWYSYDQNSQTDVAKETVSYVELVPLSYLDSKHRASTVEVSAEATQEPSCVEAAVSAGGGSVIIRVEREFAVELIAETKVCVKVCTEGCGDYEDKDYDFNSTDGDYDDLDPDLLDDEL; encoded by the coding sequence ATGTCATTGAGTCATAAACATCAATGTAGAGAGATCATTACGAAAGCGATCTGCGGCAAGGGTCGTAAGTTCTCTACCGTAACACATACCGTGACTCCGCCAAATGGTCCGACAAGCATTTTGGGGGCTTGGATTATCAACCACCAGTATGAAGCCGTATCAGCGGGAGACGGAATTGAAGTTATTGGTACTTACGATATCAACATCTGGTATTCCTATGACCAGAACTCGCAGACAGATGTAGCCAAAGAGACGGTGTCCTATGTAGAACTTGTGCCATTGTCGTATCTGGATTCCAAACACCGGGCGTCCACGGTTGAGGTGTCTGCGGAGGCAACGCAGGAGCCTAGCTGTGTGGAGGCCGCGGTGTCGGCGGGGGGCGGCAGCGTCATCATCCGGGTGGAGCGGGAATTCGCTGTTGAATTGATCGCCGAAACCAAGGTGTGCGTGAAAGTGTGCACCGAGGGCTGCGGGGATTACGAAGACAAGGATTATGACTTCAACAGCACCGATGGAGACTATGACGATCTCGATCCCGATTTGCTGGATGACGAACTGTAA
- a CDS encoding aromatic acid exporter family protein: MGFRVIKTAIAALMAVLIADGFGLPGPTSAGLLAILGVDVTRKRSIRTISARFFASVVGLLFASVLFHVLGFHYWVLAIYILAAFPVIVRAGFKEGIVTGSVVVFRVFSGGEMDLHVILVQIGLLLIGLGSAMVVNLAYMPAADPQMLRIRKRIDELFSIIFKEFATTLRNPNEVWAGKELIEADKAVLGGIEAAKRSLENQVIHPNEGWSVYFYMRKTQLDSIQHMMHLVSQVYQKMPHAEMVAELFEQLSQDVLTESYTGRTEKLLAEVQEEFRRMELPDTREEFEIRSAILQLCRELALYLKIAKKDKAPSPIADRVHSTNE, translated from the coding sequence ATGGGTTTTAGGGTAATCAAAACCGCAATCGCAGCTCTGATGGCTGTTCTGATTGCGGACGGGTTCGGCTTGCCTGGACCAACTTCGGCAGGTTTGCTGGCCATACTTGGCGTTGACGTCACGCGCAAAAGGAGCATTCGGACCATTTCCGCGCGGTTCTTCGCGTCCGTGGTAGGGCTCCTGTTTGCAAGTGTACTTTTTCACGTATTAGGATTCCACTACTGGGTATTGGCCATTTACATATTAGCTGCCTTTCCGGTGATCGTCAGGGCCGGGTTCAAAGAAGGCATCGTCACGGGATCCGTCGTAGTGTTCCGCGTGTTCAGCGGCGGGGAAATGGATCTGCACGTCATCCTTGTCCAAATCGGGCTGCTCCTGATCGGTCTTGGTTCCGCGATGGTGGTCAACCTGGCCTACATGCCTGCGGCAGATCCGCAAATGCTCCGCATCCGCAAACGGATCGACGAGTTGTTTTCGATCATTTTCAAGGAGTTTGCCACGACGCTGCGCAATCCGAACGAGGTGTGGGCAGGCAAGGAACTGATCGAAGCGGACAAAGCGGTGCTTGGAGGCATAGAAGCGGCCAAGCGTTCGTTGGAAAACCAGGTGATTCATCCCAACGAGGGCTGGAGCGTATATTTTTATATGCGCAAAACGCAGCTGGATTCCATTCAGCATATGATGCATCTAGTCTCGCAAGTTTATCAGAAAATGCCGCATGCCGAGATGGTTGCCGAGCTGTTCGAACAGCTCAGCCAGGACGTGTTGACGGAATCCTATACCGGACGGACGGAAAAATTGTTGGCCGAAGTGCAAGAGGAATTTAGGAGGATGGAGCTGCCGGATACAAGGGAAGAATTCGAGATTCGTTCGGCCATTCTCCAATTATGCCGCGAACTCGCGTTGTATCTGAAAATCGCGAAGAAAGACAAAGCGCCTTCGCCGATCGCCGACCGTGTCCACTCTACAAACGAATAA
- a CDS encoding ABC transporter permease produces the protein MNQTEEKPRIRETWLRELHQGHLRQVSAWRRKVLAVQLALLVAMFVLWELAGRLRWIDVLLFSYPSKIFSQIGKDAVSGELWTHLAVTVGETAVGFLLGTLVGTLLAVLIWWSPFLSKVLDPYMVVFNSMPKVALGPIFIVMFGAGFTAIVMTTLSITVIITTLVVYNSFNEVDDNYIKVIRTFGGSRSEIFAKVVLPASYPAIVSTLKVNVGMAWVGVIVGEFLVAKQGLGYLIIYGFQVFNFTLVLSSLLIIAAVATAMYQMVVYVERKLLAGRQ, from the coding sequence GTGAATCAGACCGAAGAGAAACCGCGGATCCGGGAAACATGGCTGCGAGAATTGCATCAAGGGCACCTGCGGCAGGTGTCGGCATGGCGCCGTAAAGTGCTTGCCGTACAACTGGCATTGCTGGTAGCCATGTTTGTATTGTGGGAATTGGCCGGGCGGCTGCGCTGGATTGACGTGCTGCTGTTCAGTTATCCGAGCAAAATATTCAGCCAGATCGGCAAAGATGCGGTCAGCGGAGAGTTGTGGACGCATCTGGCGGTTACCGTAGGTGAAACGGCAGTGGGTTTTTTACTGGGTACACTTGTCGGAACCCTGCTTGCCGTGCTGATCTGGTGGTCCCCTTTTCTGTCCAAAGTGCTCGATCCGTACATGGTCGTGTTCAACAGCATGCCGAAGGTCGCGCTTGGTCCCATTTTTATCGTCATGTTTGGCGCGGGCTTTACGGCGATCGTAATGACGACTTTATCGATTACGGTGATCATTACCACCCTTGTTGTCTATAATAGTTTTAATGAAGTCGACGACAATTACATTAAAGTCATCCGTACTTTTGGGGGAAGCAGATCCGAAATTTTTGCCAAAGTGGTGCTTCCGGCTTCATATCCGGCGATCGTTTCCACCTTAAAGGTGAACGTGGGCATGGCGTGGGTAGGCGTCATCGTCGGAGAATTTTTGGTCGCCAAACAGGGGCTTGGGTATTTGATCATTTATGGTTTTCAAGTGTTCAATTTCACGCTGGTGCTTTCGAGCCTGCTCATCATTGCAGCGGTAGCTACCGCGATGTATCAGATGGTCGTATACGTAGAGCGCAAATTGCTGGCAGGACGCCAATGA
- a CDS encoding ABC transporter ATP-binding protein has product MPESEPMIRLQGVSQVYVSEREASLVLEDLNLQVEQGEFVSLVGPSGCGKTTLLSIIAGLLVPTSGEVNVKGRLVDGPSAHIGYMLQQDYLFPWRTILDNALIGLELTGRLDERSRARTRELLAGMGLSGTENQYPSELSGGMRQRVALVRTLATEPGLLLLDEPFSALDYQTKLQLEDLVSDTLKQTGKTSVLVTHDLSEAIAVSDRVIVLDRNPGRIRREFVIPDAIRNVQPFYAREQEEFNELFQALWNELDQSGGGEQSR; this is encoded by the coding sequence ATGCCTGAATCCGAACCAATGATACGATTGCAAGGCGTTTCGCAAGTTTACGTGAGTGAGCGGGAAGCTTCCCTGGTCCTTGAAGATTTGAATCTTCAGGTCGAGCAGGGAGAATTCGTGAGCCTGGTCGGGCCAAGCGGTTGCGGCAAAACGACGCTGTTATCCATCATCGCAGGGCTATTGGTGCCTACTTCAGGGGAAGTAAACGTCAAAGGCAGGCTCGTAGACGGTCCCTCGGCGCATATTGGCTACATGCTGCAGCAGGATTATCTGTTTCCATGGCGCACGATTCTGGACAATGCTTTGATCGGGCTTGAATTAACGGGCCGGCTTGATGAGCGCAGCCGTGCGCGGACGCGCGAACTTTTGGCCGGCATGGGGCTTTCCGGCACGGAAAATCAATATCCCTCGGAACTGTCAGGCGGTATGAGGCAGCGCGTAGCCCTTGTTCGCACGCTGGCGACGGAACCCGGGCTGCTTTTATTGGATGAACCGTTCTCCGCGCTCGACTATCAAACGAAGCTGCAGCTGGAGGATCTGGTATCCGATACGTTGAAACAAACCGGCAAGACGTCAGTGCTCGTAACGCATGACCTGTCGGAAGCCATTGCCGTCAGCGACCGGGTCATCGTGCTGGACCGGAATCCCGGCCGAATTCGGCGGGAATTTGTCATCCCGGACGCCATCCGAAATGTCCAGCCTTTTTATGCAAGGGAACAGGAAGAATTCAACGAGCTTTTTCAAGCGTTGTGGAACGAATTGGATCAGTCCGGAGGAGGTGAGCAAAGCAGGTGA